In Edaphobacter paludis, a single window of DNA contains:
- a CDS encoding ATP-binding cassette domain-containing protein translates to MTEELASTSLSLNESSADSTEPVVVYEDVSIGFDRKPVLDNISFKVQPGETRIILGPAGCGKSVLMKLANGLLCPDSGSIRVFGQEITTMHENDLFKLRSRIGMVFQESALFDSLSVEDNVAYRLHEDRVPEDEAHKRVVEALQFVELEHAIAKFPSELSGGMRRRVSIARAIISSPDLILYDSPTGGLDPITSTTIIELVVKQRDVSHTTSLLITHRLQDAIVLARNRFNLKAGKMELISDNGIDDSTKFLVLNEGKVVFDGATKALVHTTDPWLKEYIS, encoded by the coding sequence ATGACTGAAGAACTCGCCAGCACTAGCCTTTCATTGAATGAAAGCAGCGCCGATTCGACAGAACCCGTGGTCGTCTACGAGGATGTCTCCATCGGCTTCGACCGAAAGCCCGTTCTAGACAACATCTCTTTCAAGGTGCAGCCCGGCGAAACCCGCATCATTCTTGGACCGGCGGGCTGCGGCAAGTCTGTCCTGATGAAGCTCGCCAATGGGCTCTTGTGTCCCGACTCGGGATCGATACGAGTATTCGGCCAGGAAATTACAACGATGCACGAGAATGACCTGTTCAAACTGCGGTCACGCATCGGTATGGTTTTTCAAGAGTCGGCGCTATTCGACTCTCTCTCGGTTGAAGACAACGTAGCCTACCGACTTCACGAAGATCGAGTTCCTGAAGACGAAGCCCACAAACGGGTGGTCGAAGCGTTGCAGTTCGTCGAGTTGGAGCATGCCATCGCTAAGTTTCCATCGGAGCTTTCGGGCGGAATGCGCCGTCGCGTCTCCATTGCCCGCGCAATTATCTCCAGCCCAGACCTTATTCTTTACGACTCCCCTACGGGCGGCCTCGACCCCATCACGTCGACCACGATCATCGAGCTTGTAGTGAAGCAGCGTGACGTCTCCCACACGACCTCACTTCTGATTACCCATCGCCTGCAAGATGCAATCGTGCTCGCACGAAATCGCTTCAACCTAAAGGCCGGGAAGATGGAGTTGATTTCTGATAACGGAATCGATGACAGCACCAAATTTCTGGTCCTGAATGAAGGAAAAGTAGTCTTCGATGGCGCGACCAAGGCATTGGTCCACACGACCGATCCCTGGCTCAAGGAATACATCTCATGA
- a CDS encoding ATP-dependent Clp protease ATP-binding subunit, whose product MFERYTEKARRVIFFARYEASQFGSPYIETEHLLLGLLREDKALTNRFLRSHASVESIRKQIEGHTTIREKVSTSVDLPLSNECKRVLAYAAEEAERLSHKHIGTEHLLLGLLREEKCFAAEILTERGLRLPAIREELQRTTQEKAPASQGTGKTQRGEQSMLAEFSRDLTQSAMDQQLDPLVGRDAEVDRVIQILCRRTKNNPVLIGEPGVGKTAIVEGLAQKIADGEVPSFLADKRVLALDLSLIVAGTKYRGQFEERLKTIMKELMENQNSIVFIDELHTLVGAGSAEGSLDAANILKPALSRGEIQCIGATTPAEYRKSIEKDRSLERRFQAVKVPPPNEEDAIKIIMGIKDKYEKFHAVSYTDDAITFSVSHSSRYIPDRFLPDKAIDLIDEAGARVKLRQTSLPEELTEVQKRIKFIVHRMENAIANHEFEKARFYSDEERKERENLRALRDKYHLDDSSAGIVTREDIEDVVSRWTGVPITSLKEEETQRLLRVEEELHKRVISQDKAISALARAIRRSRAGLKNPARPIGSFLFLGPTGVGKTEMARTLAQFLFGSEKALIRFDMSEFMEKHSVSKLIGSPPGYVGYEEGGQLTERVKRNPYCVVLLDEIEKAHPDVFNLLLQVFEDGQLTDGLGNTVDYKNTIIIMTSNIGAKHLQKRQGLGFQSEKEDMVLDKMEELVRGEVKRTFNPEFLNRLDEIIIFTSLSDADLMQILELLVQQLNVNLVHKAITISVTDGAKKWIIEKTASDRTYGARPLRRALQKYVEDPLSEALIGGGIAQRPAFLEVYMENNALFYRPIAAEGEEKMAGLALTTV is encoded by the coding sequence GGGTTGCTGCGGGAGGACAAGGCGTTGACGAACCGCTTTTTGCGGTCGCACGCTTCGGTGGAATCAATACGCAAGCAGATTGAAGGTCATACGACGATTCGGGAGAAGGTTTCGACCTCCGTCGATCTGCCCTTGTCGAACGAGTGCAAGCGAGTGCTTGCCTATGCGGCTGAAGAAGCCGAGCGGCTTTCGCACAAGCATATCGGGACCGAACATCTGCTGCTGGGGTTGCTGCGCGAGGAGAAGTGCTTTGCGGCCGAAATTCTTACGGAGCGCGGGTTAAGGTTGCCGGCCATCCGCGAGGAGTTGCAGCGGACGACGCAGGAGAAGGCGCCCGCCTCGCAAGGCACAGGCAAGACCCAGCGCGGTGAGCAGAGTATGCTGGCCGAGTTTTCGCGCGACCTGACGCAAAGCGCCATGGATCAACAACTCGATCCTCTGGTTGGGCGTGATGCAGAAGTGGATCGCGTCATCCAGATCCTTTGCCGCCGGACGAAGAACAATCCCGTTCTGATCGGAGAGCCCGGCGTTGGCAAGACCGCTATTGTGGAAGGGCTGGCACAGAAGATCGCCGATGGCGAAGTTCCCAGCTTTTTGGCGGACAAGCGTGTGTTGGCGCTTGATCTTTCCCTGATTGTTGCAGGCACAAAATATCGCGGTCAGTTTGAAGAGCGGCTGAAGACGATCATGAAGGAGTTGATGGAGAACCAGAACTCCATCGTGTTCATCGACGAGCTGCATACACTTGTTGGCGCGGGCTCGGCGGAGGGCTCGCTCGATGCGGCAAACATTCTGAAGCCTGCGTTGAGCCGCGGCGAGATTCAGTGCATCGGCGCGACGACTCCGGCTGAGTATCGCAAGTCGATTGAGAAGGACAGATCTCTGGAACGGCGTTTCCAGGCAGTGAAGGTTCCTCCTCCGAACGAGGAAGATGCCATCAAGATCATCATGGGCATCAAGGACAAGTATGAGAAGTTTCATGCTGTCAGCTATACCGATGACGCGATCACCTTCTCCGTTTCGCACTCAAGCCGCTATATTCCGGATCGCTTCCTGCCGGACAAAGCGATCGACCTGATCGACGAGGCCGGTGCGCGGGTGAAGCTGCGACAGACTTCCCTTCCCGAAGAGTTGACCGAGGTTCAAAAGCGGATCAAGTTCATCGTGCATCGCATGGAAAACGCGATTGCAAATCATGAGTTCGAGAAGGCTCGGTTCTATTCGGACGAAGAGCGCAAAGAGCGGGAGAACCTTCGGGCACTGCGTGACAAATACCATCTGGATGATTCCTCGGCGGGCATTGTGACGCGTGAAGATATCGAGGATGTTGTCAGCCGCTGGACCGGCGTTCCCATTACTTCGCTCAAAGAAGAGGAGACGCAACGGCTGTTGCGTGTCGAAGAAGAGCTGCATAAGCGCGTGATCTCGCAGGACAAGGCGATCTCTGCGCTGGCTCGCGCGATTCGGCGGTCTCGAGCTGGCCTCAAAAATCCGGCGCGTCCGATTGGAAGCTTCCTTTTCCTTGGGCCCACGGGCGTCGGCAAGACCGAGATGGCGCGTACGCTCGCTCAGTTCCTGTTCGGCAGTGAGAAGGCGCTCATCCGGTTCGATATGTCGGAGTTCATGGAGAAGCATTCCGTAAGCAAGCTGATCGGTTCGCCTCCGGGATACGTTGGTTACGAAGAGGGCGGCCAGCTTACAGAGCGCGTCAAGCGTAATCCGTACTGTGTTGTGCTGCTCGATGAGATCGAGAAGGCGCACCCGGATGTCTTCAATCTGCTGTTGCAGGTTTTTGAAGATGGGCAGTTGACGGATGGACTCGGCAATACGGTCGACTACAAAAATACGATCATCATCATGACTTCGAACATTGGAGCGAAGCACCTGCAGAAACGGCAGGGGCTTGGCTTCCAGAGCGAGAAAGAAGACATGGTGCTGGACAAGATGGAAGAGTTGGTACGTGGTGAAGTAAAGCGCACGTTCAATCCTGAATTCTTGAACCGATTGGACGAGATCATCATCTTTACGTCGCTCTCGGACGCCGACCTGATGCAGATTCTCGAACTGCTGGTGCAGCAGCTCAATGTGAATCTGGTGCACAAGGCGATCACTATCTCAGTGACGGACGGGGCGAAGAAGTGGATCATCGAAAAGACTGCATCCGACCGCACGTACGGCGCTCGTCCGCTACGCCGCGCGTTACAGAAGTACGTTGAGGATCCGTTGTCGGAAGCTCTTATCGGCGGCGGAATTGCACAGCGTCCTGCGTTCCTTGAGGTCTACATGGAAAATAATGCGCTGTTCTATCGGCCAATAGCGGCAGAGGGTGAAGAGAAGATGGCTGGACTTGCCCTGACTACCGTTTAG
- the hpnC gene encoding squalene synthase HpnC: MSLSEHALLGAPHEYLTPMERPTLEEAQAWCRKLATSHYENFHVATWFLPRKVRPHFESIYAYCRVADDLGDEVEDPAIATRLLDAWGSMLDECYDTPQRSMHPVFVALHETVRECGVPRELFADLLHAFRMDQVKTEYETWHELLEYSRYSANPVGRLVLWVCGYQEESLALLSDKVCTALQLANFWQDVTEDADRGRRYIPAEAMAHFGVEDGQIEGRVFTPEFAAMIESLVVGTRAMLRDGGVISSHVDKELAVTLDLFRKGGDAILDGITAENFDVLRGRPVVSKVKKLSLLAGALIAKMRAGLTT, translated from the coding sequence ATGTCTCTATCCGAACACGCCCTGCTTGGTGCGCCGCACGAATACCTCACTCCGATGGAGCGGCCAACGCTCGAAGAGGCGCAGGCCTGGTGTCGCAAGCTAGCCACATCGCACTACGAGAACTTCCACGTTGCCACCTGGTTTCTCCCCCGCAAGGTCAGGCCACACTTTGAGAGCATCTACGCCTATTGCCGCGTTGCAGACGATCTCGGCGATGAGGTCGAAGACCCGGCAATTGCCACGCGCCTCCTCGACGCCTGGGGCTCGATGCTCGACGAGTGCTACGACACGCCGCAGCGTTCCATGCATCCTGTTTTTGTGGCGCTGCACGAGACCGTGCGCGAGTGCGGCGTCCCTCGCGAACTCTTTGCCGACCTGCTCCACGCCTTCCGTATGGACCAGGTCAAGACCGAGTATGAAACCTGGCACGAATTGCTCGAATACTCGCGCTACTCGGCCAATCCCGTCGGTCGGCTGGTCTTATGGGTGTGCGGATACCAGGAAGAGTCGCTGGCGTTGCTCTCGGACAAGGTCTGCACCGCTTTGCAATTGGCGAACTTCTGGCAGGATGTGACCGAGGACGCCGATCGTGGCAGACGGTATATTCCGGCGGAAGCTATGGCGCACTTTGGCGTCGAGGACGGCCAGATTGAGGGCCGCGTCTTTACGCCCGAGTTTGCCGCGATGATCGAAAGCCTTGTAGTGGGTACCCGCGCCATGCTGCGCGACGGTGGCGTCATCAGCTCCCACGTCGATAAGGAACTGGCAGTCACGCTGGACCTCTTTCGCAAGGGCGGCGACGCCATTCTCGACGGCATCACTGCGGAAAACTTTGATGTGCTGCGCGGCAGGCCCGTCGTCTCGAAGGTGAAGAAGTTGAGCCTGCTGGCTGGAGCGTTGATAGCGAAGATGCGGGCGGGGCTTACGACGTGA
- a CDS encoding septum formation initiator family protein, which produces MIRSGTRVTAVKKSSGVVRLYEWVQGGWRKVATGAAAVLALAMAYHVIFGQNGLTVYQQKRQETQVLAKQLQTLQHENDLMKGHVDRLQNDPNAIEHQAREELHYTRPGEVIYTLPPDPAAKNAAGQGSAASLR; this is translated from the coding sequence ATGATTCGTTCCGGCACAAGAGTCACAGCGGTAAAAAAGTCGAGCGGCGTAGTGCGCCTGTACGAATGGGTTCAAGGCGGCTGGCGTAAGGTCGCTACAGGAGCGGCCGCGGTGCTCGCGTTGGCCATGGCCTACCATGTGATCTTTGGCCAGAATGGCCTGACGGTCTATCAACAGAAGCGGCAGGAGACGCAGGTACTGGCGAAGCAATTGCAGACCCTGCAGCATGAAAATGATCTGATGAAGGGCCACGTCGACCGACTCCAGAACGATCCGAATGCGATCGAGCATCAGGCCCGCGAGGAGCTGCACTACACCCGCCCGGGTGAGGTGATCTATACACTCCCGCCGGATCCGGCCGCAAAAAATGCGGCTGGCCAGGGCAGCGCTGCAAGCCTTAGATAG
- the hpnE gene encoding hydroxysqualene dehydroxylase HpnE: MSDPGNQDAIVIGAGVAGLAAAVALADAGATVTVLERRPYIGGRAYSYEHPALSETIDSQHVVLGCCTNILDLCRQAGMSDTIRWYDELTFLEPGGRRSLLRPGNLPAPAHQAISFLRAPMLSLRDKVAIASGLARFLHGYPANDTESFASWLSRTGQTQRAIRHFWEPVVVGALNDGFERCSVKYAGKVFHESFLRSAPAGRLGIPAAPLSEFFAPIAELARRKGVAINLKSGVEGIEQTSEKNWLVKAGGEVYTTSSVILATDFRQTKNLLAGLKSSIGRNTTLNEDFDKFIPAPITTVHLWYDGDVVDIDHAVLLDTRIQWMFAKSRIRRWAAERGSYLELVISASWSELEMGREQILTSALQELELFFPAAKTAKLVKSGVLKEARATFSVIPGLDRFRPNQTTEWPGLYLAGDWTATEWPSTMEGAVRSGRLAAGALMGNPDRFMSPEAPAQGLMRWLSRQ, encoded by the coding sequence ATGAGCGACCCTGGCAACCAGGACGCGATCGTTATAGGCGCAGGCGTAGCCGGCCTCGCCGCTGCCGTAGCGCTCGCGGACGCGGGGGCGACGGTAACGGTGCTGGAACGGCGCCCGTACATCGGTGGCCGTGCCTATTCCTATGAGCATCCTGCCCTCTCCGAGACCATCGACTCGCAGCATGTCGTTCTTGGCTGCTGCACCAATATCCTCGACCTGTGCCGTCAGGCCGGAATGTCCGACACCATCCGCTGGTACGACGAATTGACCTTTCTCGAACCCGGTGGCCGCCGCAGCTTGTTGCGTCCCGGCAACCTCCCTGCGCCGGCGCATCAGGCGATCAGCTTCCTTCGCGCTCCCATGCTCTCACTGCGCGACAAGGTTGCGATCGCCTCCGGTCTCGCCCGCTTCCTGCATGGCTACCCAGCGAACGATACCGAAAGCTTCGCCTCCTGGCTCAGTCGTACCGGCCAAACCCAGCGGGCGATCCGCCACTTCTGGGAGCCGGTCGTTGTCGGCGCGCTCAATGATGGTTTCGAGCGCTGCTCGGTGAAGTACGCGGGCAAAGTCTTCCATGAATCCTTTTTGCGCTCTGCGCCGGCCGGTCGGCTCGGCATTCCCGCGGCCCCGCTCAGTGAATTCTTCGCTCCTATCGCCGAGCTTGCCCGCCGTAAAGGCGTTGCCATCAACCTCAAGTCAGGCGTCGAGGGCATCGAACAAACCTCGGAGAAGAACTGGCTGGTAAAGGCAGGCGGAGAGGTCTACACGACCTCCTCCGTCATCCTCGCCACTGACTTCAGACAGACAAAGAACCTGCTTGCCGGCCTTAAATCCTCGATCGGCCGCAACACGACGCTGAACGAAGACTTCGACAAATTTATTCCCGCGCCTATCACTACAGTTCACCTCTGGTATGACGGTGACGTGGTCGACATCGACCACGCTGTTCTTCTGGACACTCGCATTCAGTGGATGTTCGCCAAATCGCGCATCCGCCGCTGGGCCGCCGAGCGCGGCAGCTATCTGGAGTTGGTCATCAGTGCCTCATGGTCCGAGTTGGAGATGGGAAGGGAACAGATACTCACCTCTGCGCTTCAGGAGCTGGAGCTGTTCTTCCCCGCGGCGAAGACGGCAAAACTTGTAAAGAGTGGAGTGCTGAAAGAGGCCCGCGCCACCTTCTCTGTCATTCCCGGTCTGGACCGATTCCGGCCTAATCAAACTACTGAGTGGCCCGGACTTTATCTGGCAGGAGATTGGACCGCAACGGAGTGGCCTTCGACGATGGAAGGTGCCGTGCGCAGCGGAAGGCTCGCCGCCGGTGCCTTGATGGGGAATCCTGATCGCTTCATGTCCCCCGAAGCTCCCGCGCAAGGCCTCATGCGTTGGCTGAGCCGCCAATAA
- a CDS encoding flavin reductase family protein, whose protein sequence is MYPLIAHTVGVEEHWESPMKINMEEATARQTYNLLIGLVAPRPIAWVTSMNEEGGLNAAPFSAYNYLCTDPPIIGIGVTDRPTGGFVPKDTARNIRRTGEFVVNVVTEDLIRQMNICATDFPAEFNELEMAGLSTAPSQVVKVPRIEQVHAALECREYTTMEIGRSRIILGRVVAIYVEDKFVDPAGPYVLAEELHAIGRMNGLGSYVKTRESFLTVPRISYEEWKQGKR, encoded by the coding sequence ATGTATCCCCTCATTGCCCATACGGTAGGCGTCGAAGAACACTGGGAGTCGCCAATGAAGATCAATATGGAAGAGGCTACGGCACGGCAGACATACAACCTGCTGATCGGACTGGTAGCGCCGCGGCCCATTGCCTGGGTGACCAGCATGAACGAGGAAGGCGGCCTGAATGCCGCTCCCTTCAGCGCTTACAACTACCTTTGCACTGACCCGCCAATTATAGGGATCGGCGTCACTGACCGTCCGACTGGCGGCTTCGTCCCTAAAGATACCGCAAGAAACATTCGGCGCACCGGAGAGTTCGTCGTCAATGTCGTGACCGAAGATCTTATTCGCCAGATGAATATCTGTGCAACCGACTTTCCCGCAGAGTTCAACGAACTGGAGATGGCGGGATTGAGCACCGCACCCTCTCAGGTGGTGAAGGTGCCGCGCATCGAACAGGTCCACGCCGCGCTGGAGTGCAGGGAATACACCACGATGGAAATTGGCAGATCTCGCATTATCTTGGGCAGGGTGGTTGCCATCTACGTCGAAGATAAATTCGTCGATCCCGCCGGTCCGTACGTGCTAGCCGAGGAATTACATGCGATCGGCCGGATGAATGGGCTGGGCTCTTACGTAAAGACCAGGGAATCTTTTCTAACCGTGCCGAGAATCTCATACGAAGAATGGAAACAGGGAAAACGGTAA
- a CDS encoding alcohol dehydrogenase catalytic domain-containing protein, which translates to MTAAVLYGKQDLRLEQVAVPRPRDGELLVRVKAALTCGTDLKVYRRGYHARMLKPPMRFGHELAGIVEEVGSGVTAFHKGDRVVALNSAPCDVCFFCTHGQQNLCEDLLFNNGAYAEFIRVPARIVEKNTLLVPDDVPFEHAALTEPLACVVRGLEESGAKAGDTMIVIGAGPIGLMFMHVAEIAGVHVIAVVKREDQIDAAKLFGASSVLQISSVDDVVAAARALTPQGRGADIVIEAVAIPATWEWAVDMVRKGGVVNFFGGPPSGTKVQLDTNRLHYGDITLKASFHHTPATCRTAFELVTSRRFKCADYITGRVGLEEVPAVFARMMNRSGSSREIKTAVFPAGVPE; encoded by the coding sequence ATGACAGCGGCGGTGCTGTATGGCAAACAGGACCTGCGATTGGAGCAGGTAGCGGTTCCGCGTCCGCGCGATGGCGAGTTGCTGGTTCGCGTAAAAGCGGCACTGACCTGCGGCACCGATCTGAAGGTCTATCGCCGCGGTTATCACGCCAGAATGCTGAAGCCCCCGATGCGCTTTGGCCACGAGCTTGCTGGAATCGTCGAGGAGGTAGGCTCCGGCGTTACCGCGTTCCACAAGGGAGACCGGGTAGTCGCGTTGAACTCCGCACCCTGCGATGTTTGTTTCTTCTGCACCCACGGCCAGCAAAATCTTTGTGAAGACCTCCTCTTCAACAACGGTGCATATGCCGAATTCATCCGTGTCCCGGCACGCATTGTGGAAAAGAATACGTTGCTGGTCCCCGATGATGTCCCGTTTGAGCACGCTGCTTTGACGGAACCATTGGCCTGCGTCGTTCGTGGACTGGAAGAGAGTGGAGCTAAGGCAGGCGATACGATGATCGTCATCGGTGCCGGTCCTATCGGGCTGATGTTCATGCACGTCGCCGAGATCGCAGGCGTCCACGTCATTGCAGTCGTCAAGCGGGAGGACCAGATCGACGCCGCAAAGTTATTCGGCGCGAGCAGCGTTCTGCAGATCTCGTCGGTCGATGACGTAGTCGCAGCTGCACGTGCCTTAACACCGCAGGGACGCGGCGCTGATATCGTCATCGAGGCGGTAGCCATCCCCGCTACTTGGGAGTGGGCAGTTGATATGGTCCGCAAGGGCGGTGTCGTCAACTTCTTCGGAGGGCCGCCCAGCGGCACCAAGGTACAGCTTGACACCAACCGCTTGCACTACGGCGACATCACGTTGAAGGCCAGCTTCCACCACACGCCCGCAACCTGCCGCACCGCGTTTGAGTTGGTGACCAGCCGCCGCTTCAAGTGCGCAGATTACATTACCGGGCGCGTCGGTCTGGAAGAAGTTCCCGCCGTCTTCGCGCGCATGATGAATCGCAGCGGAAGCTCGCGCGAGATCAAGACCGCCGTCTTTCCTGCCGGGGTGCCAGAGTGA
- a CDS encoding ABC transporter permease — protein sequence MPFVSPEVFAKEKVAAVQDYALLSWHAITNIFSRPRYWPDIFTQMDSIGFGSLPIVVLTGFFTGCVLALQSATSLQQFGAVSMTGNLVALSMVKELGPVLTGLMISGRNASGMASELGSMKVTEQIDAMRALGTDPIRKLVTPRLYATVFMLFFLTILSDAVGIAGGALVSVGLLGLNGSAYFHNSYRALVFADVVQGLTKPLFSGFIIATVGCYFGLKTKGGTQGVGRSTTQAVVVSSVFIIVVDFLVSRVMIGIFGR from the coding sequence ATGCCCTTCGTCTCTCCAGAGGTATTCGCAAAAGAAAAGGTCGCCGCCGTTCAGGACTACGCGCTGCTCTCGTGGCACGCCATCACGAACATATTTTCGCGTCCCCGTTACTGGCCCGACATATTCACCCAGATGGATTCGATTGGCTTTGGATCCCTGCCCATTGTCGTGCTGACAGGCTTCTTTACGGGCTGCGTGCTGGCGTTGCAATCGGCAACGTCGTTGCAGCAGTTTGGCGCGGTAAGTATGACCGGCAATCTGGTCGCACTCTCGATGGTGAAAGAGCTCGGCCCCGTACTGACCGGACTGATGATCTCCGGACGCAACGCTTCGGGAATGGCGTCGGAGCTTGGCTCAATGAAGGTGACTGAGCAGATCGACGCGATGCGGGCTCTGGGAACCGATCCCATCCGCAAACTTGTCACACCGCGGCTTTATGCGACGGTCTTCATGCTGTTTTTTCTCACCATTCTGTCCGATGCGGTGGGTATCGCGGGGGGCGCCCTGGTCAGCGTGGGGCTGCTCGGGCTCAATGGATCGGCCTACTTCCACAACTCCTATCGCGCACTGGTCTTCGCCGATGTCGTCCAGGGGCTCACGAAGCCTTTGTTTTCTGGTTTCATCATCGCTACCGTCGGCTGCTACTTCGGATTGAAGACCAAAGGCGGAACCCAGGGCGTCGGCCGCTCGACGACGCAGGCAGTTGTCGTCTCCTCTGTCTTCATCATTGTCGTCGACTTCCTTGTCAGCCGAGTGATGATCGGCATCTTTGGCCGTTGA
- a CDS encoding phytoene/squalene synthase family protein codes for MTIAEAYAACRTIAQREAKNFYYAFRVLPRHKSDAMCAVYAFMRRADDIADDESLTLPERRQAMSAWVESWRAARRSGVSGDPVFLALNDTQKQFAIPDALLEELVQGTTMDLEPHLGAAVEVQTFATFDDLYRYCYLVASVVGLVCIRIFGYTDPRAEKLAEETGIAFQLTNILRDVKEDAERGRVYLPQDMLHEFGSSTERVLALAQGAGVESPDRAMLRQLAAKAEAYYKSADQLLPLIDKDSRAALWVLVTIYRNLLVRIGKLDNDVFSQRVSVPTSSKLLTLTQGMSMALLNRMTS; via the coding sequence GTGACCATTGCCGAAGCCTATGCTGCCTGCCGCACGATAGCGCAGCGCGAGGCCAAGAACTTTTACTACGCCTTCCGCGTTTTGCCGCGGCACAAGAGCGACGCCATGTGTGCGGTCTATGCCTTCATGCGTCGCGCCGACGATATCGCCGATGACGAATCGCTCACTCTCCCCGAGCGCCGTCAGGCGATGAGCGCCTGGGTCGAATCATGGCGAGCCGCGCGCCGTAGCGGAGTGTCCGGCGATCCCGTCTTCCTTGCCCTCAACGACACGCAAAAGCAATTTGCAATTCCCGATGCGCTGCTTGAAGAGCTGGTGCAGGGAACCACCATGGACCTCGAACCCCATCTTGGAGCCGCCGTAGAAGTGCAGACATTCGCCACCTTCGACGATCTCTACCGCTATTGCTATCTCGTCGCCTCGGTCGTTGGACTCGTCTGCATTCGTATCTTCGGCTACACCGATCCCCGCGCAGAAAAATTGGCCGAAGAGACAGGCATCGCATTTCAGTTGACGAACATCCTTCGTGACGTGAAGGAAGATGCAGAGCGCGGACGAGTTTACCTGCCGCAGGATATGCTGCATGAATTCGGCAGCAGCACTGAACGAGTCCTGGCCCTGGCCCAGGGCGCTGGAGTGGAATCACCAGACAGAGCCATGCTCCGCCAGCTGGCAGCGAAGGCCGAGGCCTATTACAAGTCCGCAGACCAACTCCTTCCTCTGATCGATAAAGACAGCCGCGCCGCCCTGTGGGTGCTCGTCACCATCTACCGCAATCTCCTTGTCAGGATAGGAAAGCTCGACAACGATGTCTTCTCTCAGCGTGTCAGCGTGCCGACATCCTCGAAGCTGCTGACTCTCACGCAAGGCATGTCGATGGCATTGCTCAATCGGATGACGTCATGA
- a CDS encoding biotin transporter BioY: MQPVTSSHSGLLEGAKPLHETLPGRIALSVAATLFVAACAHVSIPLFFTPVPITLQTFAVILIGMVLGPVAGFSTMVLYLAEGAMGLPVFSPAGPGGMAHLLGPDAGFLFAYPLAAAAAGWIVRAMPRVVSRFSSAILAGIGSSIITFALGAGWLAHLLHLGSTAVWSLAVAPFLAGEAIKITAAAGIFSSMQKWRRS, from the coding sequence ATGCAACCTGTTACCTCTTCCCACTCCGGCCTGCTCGAAGGCGCCAAGCCGCTCCACGAGACGCTGCCCGGCCGCATCGCACTGTCCGTGGCCGCTACCCTCTTCGTCGCCGCATGTGCGCATGTATCGATCCCCCTCTTCTTCACCCCGGTACCAATCACTCTCCAGACATTCGCCGTTATCTTGATCGGCATGGTTCTCGGACCGGTTGCAGGATTTTCGACCATGGTTCTCTATCTCGCGGAAGGTGCCATGGGGCTGCCTGTATTCAGTCCCGCTGGCCCCGGCGGTATGGCGCACCTGCTCGGACCCGACGCCGGCTTTCTCTTTGCCTACCCGCTGGCTGCAGCGGCCGCTGGCTGGATCGTCCGTGCCATGCCTCGCGTTGTGTCCCGCTTCAGCAGCGCGATCCTTGCCGGAATTGGTTCCAGCATCATCACCTTCGCTCTTGGCGCTGGCTGGCTGGCGCACCTTCTGCACCTTGGCAGTACCGCAGTGTGGAGCCTTGCGGTGGCGCCGTTCCTCGCGGGCGAAGCCATCAAAATCACTGCTGCCGCCGGAATCTTCAGTTCGATGCAGAAGTGGCGGCGCTCCTGA